The following proteins are encoded in a genomic region of Rhodoferax aquaticus:
- a CDS encoding HDOD domain-containing protein — translation MTMHLDDLLDSELALPSIPRAVAMVLSELDSPDPDLRAISQHINTDIGLTTRLLALANSAQYQLAYRIGSVSDALAVLGLNQVRALTTAAAMSGAFKNVPGLDMQQFWTYSLNVAKLSRKLARNAKANSAIAFTAGLVHASGELVMHVGMPEQMAWLNDRVGPLSLKRAKAEHQLLGYTYAEVGAGFAKHWKFPLAIVEAIEHQRAPFDNKVYEALAGVVHLSSWRARAQEAGYGDAQLTDSFPDEVALALGMDIDEVMQRDPIDWTSQQESAGML, via the coding sequence ATGACCATGCATTTGGATGATTTGCTTGATTCTGAACTTGCCTTGCCCAGCATTCCACGTGCGGTGGCCATGGTGCTGAGCGAGTTGGATAGCCCCGACCCCGATCTGCGGGCCATTAGCCAGCACATCAACACCGACATTGGCCTGACGACCCGCCTGCTGGCGCTGGCCAATTCTGCCCAGTACCAACTGGCCTATCGCATTGGCTCTGTGTCCGATGCCTTGGCAGTTTTGGGGCTGAACCAGGTGCGGGCATTGACCACAGCTGCCGCCATGTCGGGCGCCTTCAAGAACGTGCCGGGCTTGGATATGCAGCAGTTTTGGACCTACAGCCTGAATGTGGCCAAGCTCTCCCGCAAGCTCGCACGCAACGCCAAGGCCAATTCCGCAATCGCCTTTACGGCGGGGCTGGTCCATGCTTCTGGTGAGTTGGTTATGCATGTGGGCATGCCAGAGCAAATGGCATGGTTGAACGACAGGGTCGGCCCACTGAGCCTCAAACGCGCCAAGGCTGAGCACCAATTGTTGGGCTACACCTATGCGGAAGTGGGCGCTGGTTTCGCCAAGCATTGGAAGTTTCCCTTGGCCATTGTGGAAGCCATAGAGCACCAGCGCGCACCGTTTGACAACAAAGTCTACGAGGCATTGGCAGGGGTTGTGCACCTGTCATCGTGGCGGGCACGCGCCCAAGAGGCCGGTTATGGCGATGCGCAGTTAACCGATAGCTTTCCCGACGAGGTGGCACTTGCCCTGGGCATGGACATTGATGAAGTGATGCAGCGCGACCCTATCGACTGGACGTCGCAGCAAGAGTCCGCCGGCATGCTCTAG
- a CDS encoding ABC transporter permease has translation MMTTPHPTQSVWRPPQLSLRFWPVFLRNLLVWRKLAIPSLVGNIAEPLMWLVAFGYGMGALVGQITVAGASGDTKVPYILFLASGSICMSAMQAASFEALYSAFSRMHVQKTWDGIMNAPVGLDDIVLAEMLWAAFKSLFTVTAILAVMLALGISYSPLLLVAWPILLGVGITFSCIALIFNALAKGYDFFTYYFTLFLTPMMFLSGVFFPLEQLPMAVRVIADWLPLSNAVALVRPLFMDQWPSNFGHHVAVLVVYTVVSFWIALALTRKRFQK, from the coding sequence ATGATGACTACACCCCACCCAACCCAAAGCGTGTGGCGCCCACCGCAGCTGTCTCTGCGGTTTTGGCCCGTTTTTTTGCGCAACCTTTTGGTGTGGCGCAAGCTGGCGATTCCCAGCCTGGTTGGCAATATTGCAGAGCCGCTGATGTGGCTGGTGGCTTTCGGCTACGGCATGGGCGCACTGGTTGGGCAGATCACGGTGGCAGGAGCTAGCGGCGACACCAAGGTGCCCTACATCTTGTTTTTGGCCAGCGGCTCCATCTGCATGAGTGCTATGCAAGCGGCCTCGTTTGAGGCCTTGTACTCCGCGTTTTCACGCATGCATGTGCAAAAGACCTGGGACGGCATCATGAATGCGCCTGTGGGCTTGGACGACATTGTGCTGGCCGAAATGCTGTGGGCTGCGTTCAAGTCTTTGTTTACCGTGACGGCCATCTTGGCCGTCATGCTGGCCTTGGGCATTAGCTACAGCCCCTTGCTACTGGTGGCGTGGCCCATTCTGCTGGGCGTAGGCATCACCTTTAGCTGCATTGCCTTGATCTTCAATGCCTTGGCCAAAGGCTATGACTTTTTCACTTACTACTTCACGCTGTTTCTGACACCCATGATGTTTTTGAGTGGGGTGTTTTTCCCGCTGGAGCAGTTGCCCATGGCGGTGCGCGTGATTGCAGACTGGTTGCCCCTGAGCAATGCCGTCGCCTTGGTGCGCCCTTTGTTCATGGACCAGTGGCCTAGCAACTTTGGACACCATGTCGCCGTGTTAGTGGTGTACACCGTGGTGTCGTTTTGGATTGCATTGGCGCTGACCCGCAAGCGCTTTCAAAAATAG
- a CDS encoding ATP-binding cassette domain-containing protein, which translates to MSTPLFSVQHLHKHYGDVQVVKDLSFDIAPGECLGVIGPNGAGKTTTIRMCLGLTAPDGGTIHAMGLQMPRDALAIKAQLGVVSQMDTLDPDFSCAENLLVYGRYFGMKDAQIRERIPALLEFASLSHKANAKPGELSGGMKRRLSLARALVNDPKLLLLDEPTTGLDPQARHLMWERLQLLLQQGKSILLTTHFMDEAERLCSRLLVLDHGKKIAEGKPRDLIAQHLEPDVIEVFGQGAVALATSPLRDMASRVEVSGETVFFYTNAAPALQQALAAYPQLRTLHRPANLEDLFLKLTGRQIREDA; encoded by the coding sequence ATGAGCACGCCCCTTTTCTCAGTACAGCATCTGCACAAGCACTATGGCGATGTGCAGGTGGTCAAAGACCTCTCCTTCGACATTGCACCGGGTGAGTGCTTGGGGGTGATTGGGCCCAATGGGGCCGGCAAAACCACCACCATCCGCATGTGCTTGGGGCTGACCGCGCCCGATGGCGGGACCATCCATGCCATGGGCTTGCAAATGCCGCGCGACGCGCTGGCCATCAAGGCACAACTCGGCGTGGTGAGCCAAATGGACACGCTAGACCCCGACTTCAGCTGCGCCGAGAACCTGCTGGTCTATGGCCGCTACTTTGGCATGAAGGATGCGCAAATCCGCGAGCGCATTCCTGCCCTCTTGGAGTTTGCATCGCTCAGCCACAAGGCAAATGCCAAACCGGGCGAGCTGTCGGGCGGCATGAAGCGACGCCTCTCCTTGGCCCGCGCGTTGGTCAATGACCCCAAGCTCCTGCTGCTCGATGAGCCCACCACGGGCCTAGACCCCCAAGCGCGCCATTTGATGTGGGAGCGCTTGCAGCTGCTCTTGCAACAAGGCAAGTCCATCTTGCTGACCACCCACTTCATGGACGAGGCCGAACGCCTGTGCTCACGCCTCTTGGTGCTAGACCACGGCAAAAAGATTGCCGAAGGCAAGCCACGCGACCTGATCGCACAGCACCTGGAGCCTGATGTCATCGAGGTGTTTGGCCAAGGCGCGGTGGCGCTGGCCACCAGCCCTTTGCGCGACATGGCCTCACGGGTCGAGGTGAGCGGGGAGACGGTGTTTTTCTACACCAACGCAGCGCCGGCCTTGCAACAGGCCTTGGCGGCATATCCGCAACTGCGCACCCTGCACAGACCTGCCAATTTGGAAGACCTTTTCTTAAAACTGACCGGCCGCCAGATCCGGGAGGACGCATGA
- a CDS encoding AMP nucleosidase, with amino-acid sequence MSNLPPFIAPARFTDPVAALDQVKRIYDSSIAHLRQAMQRFVAGDDSTGHVRACYPLVRIHTDTVSRQAIGDIARLSYGFVAGPGRFETTLTRPELYSNYYLEQFRLLLQNHGVELEVGTSTQPIPVHFSFAETDHVEGSMSAQRRMLMRDVFDLPDLAAMDDGIANGTYNPSPGEAQPLSLFTAPRVDYSLHRLRHYTGTLPEHFQNFVLFTNYQFYIDEFIALGRAAMADPNSEYVAFVEPGNVVTRRVGLPAEAGDALGVPPPRLPQMPGYHLVRADQAGITMVNIGVGPANAKNITDHIAVLRPHAWIMLGHCAGLRNSQQLGDYVLAHGYVREDHVLDEELPLWVPIPALAEIQLALEQAVADVTQIKGAALKSIMRTGTVASTDNRNWELLPDNQPQRRFSQSRAVALDMESATIAANGFRFRVPYGTLLCVSDKPLHGEIKLPGMANHFYRERVDQHLRIGIRALELLRAQGVDQLHSRKLRSFAEVAFQ; translated from the coding sequence ATGTCAAATCTCCCACCCTTCATCGCCCCGGCACGCTTTACCGACCCAGTTGCAGCATTGGACCAGGTCAAACGCATTTATGACTCCAGCATTGCCCACCTGCGCCAAGCCATGCAGCGCTTTGTGGCCGGAGATGACAGCACAGGCCATGTGCGCGCTTGCTACCCGCTGGTACGCATCCATACCGACACGGTCTCGCGCCAAGCCATTGGTGACATCGCCCGCCTAAGCTACGGTTTTGTGGCCGGCCCCGGTCGCTTTGAAACCACGTTGACCCGGCCCGAGCTCTACTCCAACTACTACTTGGAGCAATTCCGCTTGCTGCTGCAAAACCACGGTGTCGAGCTCGAGGTGGGCACCAGCACCCAGCCCATTCCGGTGCACTTTTCGTTTGCCGAAACCGACCACGTGGAGGGCAGCATGAGCGCACAGCGCCGCATGCTCATGCGCGATGTGTTTGACCTGCCCGACCTCGCCGCCATGGACGATGGCATTGCCAATGGCACTTACAACCCAAGCCCCGGCGAGGCGCAGCCGCTGTCCTTGTTTACTGCACCGCGCGTGGACTACTCACTGCACCGCCTGCGCCACTACACCGGCACCCTGCCCGAGCACTTTCAAAACTTTGTGCTCTTCACCAACTACCAGTTCTACATTGATGAATTCATTGCCTTGGGCCGCGCCGCCATGGCAGACCCCAACAGCGAATACGTGGCGTTTGTAGAACCTGGCAATGTGGTGACACGCCGCGTGGGCCTGCCTGCTGAGGCGGGCGATGCACTCGGTGTGCCCCCACCACGTTTGCCGCAAATGCCGGGCTACCACCTGGTGCGCGCCGACCAAGCGGGCATCACCATGGTCAACATTGGTGTGGGCCCAGCCAACGCCAAAAACATCACCGACCACATTGCCGTGCTGCGGCCACACGCCTGGATCATGCTGGGCCACTGCGCGGGCCTGCGCAACAGCCAACAACTGGGCGACTACGTGCTGGCCCATGGCTATGTGCGTGAAGACCATGTATTGGATGAAGAGTTGCCGCTGTGGGTGCCCATCCCCGCGCTGGCCGAAATTCAACTGGCCTTGGAGCAAGCGGTGGCTGACGTCACGCAGATCAAGGGCGCAGCGCTCAAGAGCATCATGCGCACCGGCACCGTGGCGTCTACCGACAACCGCAACTGGGAGCTCTTGCCCGACAACCAGCCCCAGCGCCGCTTCAGCCAAAGCCGTGCCGTGGCCCTGGACATGGAAAGCGCCACGATTGCGGCCAACGGCTTCCGCTTCCGCGTGCCCTACGGCACTCTGCTGTGTGTGAGTGACAAGCCGCTGCATGGCGAGATCAAGCTCCCCGGCATGGCCAACCACTTCTACCGTGAACGCGTAGACCAGCATTTGCGCATTGGCATACGCGCGCTGGAACTGCTGCGCGCCCAAGGGGTAGACCAGTTGCACAGCCGCAAGCTGCGCAGCTTTGCCGAAGTCGCCTTCCAATAA